From the genome of Flavobacterium luteolum, one region includes:
- a CDS encoding DUF4835 family protein translates to MNKIVTLLVFLSFGFVQAQQLNCTVTINTERLTNPNNQVFKTLQTSLSEFVNKTDWTGSVLKQNERINCSMYITLSSNSSDQFTGTIQVQSSRLIFNSTYSSPVLNYNDKDFNFRYTEYEPLLFNPNTYDSNLVSVVSFYCYLILGMDADTFQMGAGNPYLQTAQNIANVAQQGGFKGWNQSDGLQNRYYLINDMIAPTYSDLRQTTYAYHTGLDAMTMDQKAAKEKIKNALLLIGKLNSVKPNAFITRVFFDAKSDEIVSIFSGGPSIPITDLTDVLNKVSPLNSTKWSQIKY, encoded by the coding sequence ATGAATAAAATAGTTACACTATTAGTATTTTTAAGCTTTGGTTTTGTACAAGCTCAACAGCTAAATTGTACAGTAACTATTAATACAGAACGGCTAACAAATCCAAATAATCAGGTTTTTAAAACGCTTCAAACTTCTTTGTCTGAATTTGTAAATAAAACAGACTGGACGGGATCTGTTTTAAAACAAAACGAAAGAATAAACTGTTCGATGTATATTACTTTATCATCAAATAGTTCAGATCAATTCACAGGAACCATTCAGGTTCAATCTTCCAGATTGATTTTTAATTCGACTTATTCTTCTCCTGTTTTAAATTACAATGATAAAGATTTTAATTTCAGATATACAGAATACGAGCCATTGTTGTTTAACCCAAATACCTACGACTCAAATTTAGTTTCTGTTGTATCTTTTTACTGTTATCTAATTTTAGGTATGGACGCCGATACTTTTCAAATGGGCGCAGGAAATCCATACCTTCAAACGGCTCAAAATATTGCAAATGTTGCGCAGCAAGGTGGGTTTAAAGGTTGGAATCAATCTGATGGACTTCAAAATCGTTATTATTTGATTAATGATATGATTGCCCCAACTTATAGCGATTTACGTCAGACAACCTATGCTTATCATACTGGTTTGGATGCTATGACCATGGATCAAAAAGCGGCAAAAGAGAAAATAAAAAATGCTTTGCTGTTAATTGGAAAATTAAATTCGGTGAAGCCAAATGCTTTTATTACCCGAGTTTTCTTTGATGCAAAATCAGACGAAATTGTTTCTATTTTTTCTGGCGGACCAAGTATTCCAATTACAGATTTAACAGATGTCTTAAATAAGGTTTCTCCATTAAACTCTACTAAATGGTCACAGATTAAATATTAA
- the recN gene encoding DNA repair protein RecN, translated as MITSLSIKNYALIEKLAIDFSKGFSIITGETGAGKSIILGAIGLVLGKRADLTSLKNKEEKCVIEAQFEIGKYNLKDFFEANDLDYEDETIIRREILPSGKSRAFINDSPVNLQELQDLSLYLIDIHSQQQTQELSDENVQFKIIDAIANNAEIIAEYQKILKSYKADKAKLNALLKKQSDAGKEQEYHTFLLNELVSAQLKSGEQEELEEDYEKLNNVEIIKESLDKSLSIANEEQFGVFHNLNEIKNALQKVAPFSSEYQNLFERITSLTIEFDDVSKELQNCSEKLLNDPVQLELINQKLQLIYNLQKKHQASSVDELLQIQSDLGNSLLELGNMDEEIASLSNIIEEKATELDNFALKIHENRVNAIPRLSEQLISILETLGMPNARFNMELLPSETYFQNGKDELQFLFSANKGTDFGLLKKVASGGEMSRIMLAVKAILAKYSKLPTLIFDEIDTGVSGEIAIRMGEIMKEMSNTMQIFAITHLPQIAAKGDSHFKVSKATIGDDTQSELKLLSHNERVTEIAQMLSGANISDSALNHAKELLN; from the coding sequence ATGATTACATCGCTGTCAATTAAAAATTATGCTCTTATTGAAAAACTAGCCATTGATTTTTCTAAAGGTTTTTCTATAATTACAGGTGAGACAGGTGCAGGAAAGTCAATCATTTTAGGAGCTATTGGTCTTGTTCTGGGCAAAAGGGCGGACCTTACTTCACTAAAAAATAAAGAAGAAAAATGTGTTATTGAAGCACAGTTTGAAATTGGAAAATATAATCTGAAAGACTTTTTTGAAGCTAATGATTTAGATTATGAAGACGAAACGATTATTAGACGTGAAATTTTACCTTCTGGTAAATCTCGTGCTTTTATAAATGACAGTCCCGTAAATCTTCAGGAATTGCAAGATTTAAGCTTGTACTTAATTGATATTCATTCGCAGCAACAAACACAAGAATTGTCAGATGAGAATGTGCAGTTTAAAATTATTGACGCTATTGCTAATAATGCAGAAATAATTGCCGAATATCAAAAAATATTAAAATCTTATAAAGCTGATAAAGCGAAGTTAAATGCGTTGCTTAAAAAGCAGAGTGATGCAGGTAAGGAGCAGGAATATCATACATTTTTGCTGAATGAATTGGTTTCGGCGCAATTAAAATCTGGTGAACAAGAAGAATTAGAAGAGGACTACGAAAAATTGAATAATGTTGAGATTATTAAAGAATCTCTAGATAAATCATTGTCAATTGCAAATGAAGAGCAGTTTGGTGTTTTTCATAATTTGAATGAAATTAAAAATGCATTGCAAAAAGTAGCTCCGTTTTCATCAGAATATCAAAATTTATTCGAGAGAATTACAAGCTTAACGATAGAATTTGATGATGTTTCTAAAGAATTGCAAAATTGCTCTGAAAAATTGTTAAATGATCCAGTGCAGCTGGAGCTAATAAATCAAAAATTACAATTGATTTATAATTTACAGAAAAAGCACCAAGCAAGTTCTGTAGATGAACTTCTTCAGATTCAATCAGATTTGGGTAATTCTTTATTAGAGTTGGGTAATATGGATGAGGAAATTGCTTCTTTGTCTAATATTATAGAAGAAAAAGCAACTGAGTTGGATAATTTCGCATTAAAAATCCATGAAAATAGAGTAAATGCGATTCCGAGATTATCAGAACAGCTAATTTCAATTTTAGAAACATTAGGAATGCCAAATGCTCGTTTTAATATGGAATTATTACCTTCTGAAACGTATTTTCAAAACGGAAAAGACGAACTGCAATTCTTGTTTTCTGCAAATAAAGGAACCGATTTTGGCCTGCTGAAAAAAGTAGCTTCAGGAGGAGAGATGTCTCGTATTATGCTGGCTGTAAAAGCCATTTTGGCTAAATACTCTAAATTGCCAACATTAATTTTTGACGAAATTGATACAGGAGTTTCTGGAGAAATTGCAATCAGAATGGGTGAAATCATGAAAGAAATGAGCAATACAATGCAGATTTTTGCCATCACACATTTACCTCAAATTGCGGCAAAAGGAGATTCTCATTTTAAAGTTTCTAAAGCAACAATTGGCGACGATACACAATCTGAGTTAAAACTTTTGTCTCATAACGAAAGAGTTACCGAAATAGCTCAAATGTTATCGGGTGCAAACATCTCTGATTCGGCATTAAATCATGCAAAAGAATTATTAAATTAA
- the fabV gene encoding enoyl-ACP reductase FabV: MIIEPRMRGFICLTAHPTGAEQNVKNQIEYVKSKGEIAGAKKVLVIGASTGFGLASRITSAFGSGASTIGVFFEKPPVEGKTASPGWYNSAAFEKEAHKAGLYAKSINGDAFSNEIKRETLDLIKADLGQVDLIIYSLASPVRTNPNTGVTHRSVLKPIGQTFTNKTVDFHTGKVSDVSIAPANEEDIENTVAVMGGEDWAMWIDALKAENLLAEGATTVAYSYIGPSLTEAVYRKGTIGRAKDHLEATAFTISDSLESIGGKAYVSVNKALVTQASSAIPVIPLYISLLYKIMKEEGIHEGCIEQIQRLFQDRLYNGSEVPVDEKGRIRIDDWEMREDVQEKVAKLWLEATTETLPEIGDLAGYRSDFLNLFGFEVPGVDYNADTNEVVEIESIK; the protein is encoded by the coding sequence ATGATTATAGAACCTAGAATGAGAGGATTTATTTGTTTGACTGCCCATCCAACGGGAGCTGAACAAAATGTAAAAAATCAAATCGAGTACGTAAAATCTAAAGGAGAAATCGCTGGTGCTAAAAAAGTTTTAGTAATTGGTGCTTCTACAGGTTTCGGATTAGCTTCAAGAATTACTAGTGCTTTTGGTTCTGGTGCATCTACAATTGGTGTATTTTTTGAAAAGCCACCAGTTGAAGGAAAAACAGCTTCTCCAGGATGGTATAATTCTGCAGCATTCGAAAAAGAGGCTCATAAAGCAGGTTTATATGCAAAAAGTATCAATGGAGATGCATTTTCAAACGAAATTAAAAGAGAAACTCTTGATTTAATCAAAGCAGATTTAGGACAAGTAGATCTTATAATTTATAGTTTAGCTTCTCCAGTAAGAACTAATCCAAATACAGGTGTTACACACCGTTCAGTTTTAAAACCGATCGGACAAACATTTACAAATAAAACAGTCGATTTTCACACAGGAAAAGTTTCAGATGTTTCAATCGCTCCTGCGAATGAGGAAGATATTGAAAATACAGTTGCTGTTATGGGTGGAGAAGACTGGGCAATGTGGATTGATGCTTTGAAAGCTGAAAATTTATTAGCTGAAGGTGCTACAACAGTTGCTTATTCTTATATTGGACCATCATTAACAGAAGCAGTTTACCGTAAAGGAACTATCGGTCGTGCAAAAGATCATTTAGAAGCTACAGCGTTTACTATTTCAGATTCTTTAGAATCTATTGGTGGAAAAGCTTATGTTTCTGTAAATAAAGCTTTAGTTACTCAAGCAAGTTCTGCAATTCCAGTAATTCCATTATATATTTCTCTTTTATATAAAATTATGAAAGAAGAAGGAATTCATGAAGGTTGTATTGAGCAAATCCAGCGTTTATTCCAAGACAGATTATACAATGGTTCTGAAGTTCCTGTTGATGAAAAAGGAAGAATCAGAATTGATGATTGGGAAATGCGTGAAGATGTTCAGGAAAAAGTGGCTAAATTGTGGCTGGAAGCTACGACAGAAACATTACCTGAAATTGGAGATTTAGCTGGATATAGAAGTGATTTCTTAAATTTATTCGGATTTGAAGTGCCTGGTGTTGATTACAACGCAGATACAAACGAAGTTGTTGAGATTGAAAGTATCAAATAA